In Candidatus Omnitrophota bacterium, the following proteins share a genomic window:
- a CDS encoding homoserine dehydrogenase, with product ICDKDTVSKRNVSVDKTLLTTNPKDILNDPQIDIVVELVGGVHPAKEFITEAIKRGKNIVTANKALLSQDGKELFTLARESSKSIYFEASVGGGIPIIKSLREGLVANKFNSVFGIVNGTANYILSSMSRENCTFAEALRQAKAKGFAEKDPTLDVEGIDSAHKLILLTYLCFGKMVSLNDIFIEGISRVSLADINYAKELGFTIKLLAIAKRETDSLEVRVHPTLVPDTHLLASVNDVFNAIHVSSDLAGELLFYGPGAGQLSAASAVVSDLVDLTQDIKAGMFRPTLNIIDDKTINKLRKIDEFESRYYIRFIALDKPGVLAQISGVLAKFGISIASVTQKERRKTHSVPIVMIIHEAKEKNLRTALGIIDKLNLIQEKSIAIRIEDL from the coding sequence ATCTGCGATAAGGATACCGTTTCCAAGCGCAACGTCAGCGTGGACAAAACCCTTCTGACCACCAACCCGAAAGATATCCTGAACGACCCGCAGATCGACATAGTAGTGGAACTGGTCGGCGGCGTCCACCCGGCCAAGGAATTCATCACCGAGGCGATTAAAAGAGGCAAAAACATCGTTACCGCCAACAAGGCGCTGCTATCCCAGGATGGCAAGGAGCTTTTTACCCTGGCCCGGGAAAGCTCTAAAAGCATATACTTTGAGGCGTCGGTGGGCGGCGGTATCCCGATAATAAAATCACTGCGGGAAGGCCTGGTCGCCAATAAATTCAACAGTGTTTTCGGCATTGTCAACGGCACAGCCAATTACATACTGAGCAGCATGTCCCGGGAAAACTGCACTTTCGCCGAGGCCTTGCGCCAGGCGAAGGCAAAAGGTTTCGCCGAGAAAGACCCCACCCTGGACGTGGAAGGGATCGATTCCGCGCATAAGCTAATTCTGCTGACATATCTTTGCTTCGGCAAAATGGTGAGCCTGAACGATATCTTCATCGAGGGGATATCCCGCGTTTCCCTGGCGGATATAAATTACGCCAAGGAGCTCGGTTTTACCATAAAACTGCTGGCGATCGCCAAGCGCGAGACCGACAGCCTGGAAGTACGGGTGCATCCGACATTAGTGCCTGATACACATCTTTTAGCATCAGTCAACGATGTTTTTAACGCCATTCACGTCTCATCCGATTTGGCCGGAGAACTGCTTTTTTACGGCCCGGGCGCCGGGCAGTTATCCGCAGCCTCAGCCGTGGTATCCGACCTGGTAGACCTTACCCAGGATATAAAAGCCGGTATGTTCAGGCCGACATTGAACATAATTGATGATAAAACAATCAATAAATTACGCAAGATCGACGAATTCGAAAGCCGTTATTACATCCGTTTTATAGCCTTGGATAAACCCGGGGTTTTAGCCCAGATATCCGGGGTCCTGGCGAAATTCGGGATAAGCATCGCCTCAGTGACCCAGAAAGAAAGGCGAAAAACCCATTCAGTGCCTATCGTTATGATCATTCATGAAGCTAAAGAAAAGAACCTGCGCACCGCGCTGGGAATAATCGATAAATTGAACCTGATCCAGGAAAAATCCATAGCCATCAGGATAGAGGATTTATAA
- the thrC gene encoding threonine synthase, producing the protein MLYKGIIDKYRKYLPVSAKTPVITLNEGNTPLIPSPYLSKTLGGNFQVYLKYEGLNPTGSFKDRGMTMAISKACEEGSKAVMCASTGNTSASAAAYSARAGLKCIVLIPGGHIALGKLSQALIHGATVIAIDGNFDDALDMVKIITGKYPITLVNSINPFRIEGQKTGSFEVCDSLEAAPDFHVIPVGNAGNITAYWKGYKEYKAAGKIKTLPRMLGFQAEGAAPIVRGKPIKKPETIATAIRIGNPASWELAEQARNESKGLIDMVSDKQILEAYKLLADKDGVFAEPASAASVAGMLKLAKRGYFKKYGRQRSAVKIICVLTGHGLKDPDRAIKTIKTPKIVKPRLESILKAIGY; encoded by the coding sequence ATGCTCTACAAAGGCATTATCGACAAATACCGCAAATACCTTCCGGTAAGCGCCAAGACCCCGGTAATAACCCTGAATGAAGGCAATACCCCGTTAATCCCGTCGCCTTATTTAAGTAAAACATTAGGCGGGAATTTCCAGGTATACCTGAAATATGAAGGGCTTAACCCCACCGGCTCGTTCAAGGACCGCGGAATGACCATGGCCATATCCAAAGCCTGCGAAGAAGGGTCAAAAGCGGTAATGTGCGCCTCAACCGGGAATACTTCAGCCTCCGCTGCCGCGTATTCCGCCAGGGCAGGGTTAAAATGCATAGTCCTGATTCCCGGAGGACACATTGCCCTGGGCAAACTAAGCCAGGCCCTGATCCACGGGGCGACGGTCATAGCCATAGACGGTAATTTCGACGACGCGCTGGACATGGTCAAAATCATCACCGGGAAATACCCGATAACCCTGGTAAACTCGATAAATCCTTTTCGCATTGAAGGGCAAAAAACCGGAAGCTTTGAGGTCTGCGATTCTCTGGAGGCGGCGCCGGACTTCCATGTGATACCGGTAGGCAACGCCGGTAACATCACCGCCTACTGGAAAGGTTATAAAGAATACAAGGCTGCCGGTAAAATAAAAACCCTCCCCAGGATGCTGGGATTCCAGGCGGAAGGCGCGGCCCCGATCGTCAGAGGGAAACCCATAAAGAAACCCGAGACCATTGCCACAGCCATCCGTATAGGCAACCCGGCGAGCTGGGAACTGGCCGAACAGGCGCGGAATGAATCAAAAGGCCTGATCGATATGGTTTCCGATAAACAGATACTCGAGGCGTATAAATTACTGGCGGATAAAGACGGGGTTTTTGCCGAGCCGGCTTCCGCAGCTTCGGTCGCCGGAATGCTGAAACTGGCAAAGCGCGGTTATTTTAAAAAATACGGCAGACAAAGATCCGCAGTAAAGATAATATGCGTTCTTACCGGTCATGGCTTAAAAGACCCGGACAGGGCGATAAAAACCATAAAAACCCCAAAGATCGTAAAACCCAGGCTTGAATCTATCTTAAAAGCGATCGGTTATTAA
- a CDS encoding phosphopantothenoylcysteine decarboxylase, translating into MILKNKKILITAGPTWSAIDTVRVISNTATGTTGILLAKALIRSGAKVTLLLGPGIDRDLPDKARVVRFRFFDELEKLMSAELSTRGYDAIIHSAAVSDYKLKKTFGAKIRSDRDDLSLKLVKTPKLIQRIKKIDPLILAIGFKFQPQADKTALLKKARILQKQANLDIVIANTLTGDKYQAYIINHEFVSKEMRNKKDLARNLIKHLAKT; encoded by the coding sequence ATGATCTTAAAAAACAAAAAAATACTTATAACAGCCGGACCGACGTGGTCGGCGATCGATACGGTCCGGGTCATATCCAATACCGCCACCGGGACAACCGGGATATTACTGGCCAAGGCTTTAATCCGTTCAGGCGCGAAGGTAACCTTGCTGTTAGGCCCGGGGATTGACCGCGATCTCCCGGATAAGGCAAGGGTTGTCCGTTTTCGCTTCTTTGATGAACTCGAAAAACTGATGTCCGCGGAGCTTTCCACACGCGGATATGACGCCATAATACATTCGGCGGCGGTATCGGATTATAAGCTAAAGAAAACGTTTGGCGCCAAAATTCGTTCGGACCGGGACGACCTCTCCCTGAAACTGGTAAAAACGCCCAAGCTTATCCAGAGGATCAAAAAGATAGACCCGTTGATACTGGCAATAGGCTTTAAATTCCAGCCGCAGGCCGATAAAACGGCATTGTTAAAAAAAGCGAGGATCCTGCAGAAACAAGCGAACCTGGACATAGTCATAGCCAATACGTTAACCGGGGATAAATACCAGGCGTATATCATCAATCACGAGTTTGTCTCTAAGGAAATGCGGAACAAAAAAGATCTCGCGCGTAATTTGATCAAACATCTGGCAAAGACCTAA